One Glycine max cultivar Williams 82 chromosome 3, Glycine_max_v4.0, whole genome shotgun sequence DNA window includes the following coding sequences:
- the LOC100804319 gene encoding transcription repressor OFP6, with amino-acid sequence MSGSRKKLLLNTVSVKLGCGTCRRPSLRRIFHPKPKPKNLNNNTNYRKHKHSSSSSASSSFFASQWGGDSTSATPTNTNTTFSPYVDSSHFSDSDSYVKAVGGLGRAGKEGVAVEKDSDDPYLDFRHSMLQMILENEIYSKQDLRELLNCFLQLNSPHHHGVIVRAFTEIWNGVFSVRSSSHIHLKPREF; translated from the coding sequence ATGTCTGGCTCCCGAAAGAAGCTTCTTCTGAACACCGTGTCCGTGAAACTAGGCTGCGGCACCTGCAGAAGACCAAGCCTGCGTCGCATATTCCACCCAAAGCCAAAACCAAAGAATCTTAACAACAACACCAATTACCGAAAGCACaaacattcttcttcttcttctgcttcttcttccttttttgcaAGCCAATGGGGGGGTGACAGCACCAGCGCCACCCccaccaacaccaacaccacattctcacccTACGTTGATTCCTCACACTTTTCTGACTCAGATTCCTACGTGAAGGCTGTGGGGGGTTTAGGCAGAGCTGGGAAAGAAGGTGTGGCTGTGGAGAAAGACTCTGATGACCCTTATCTTGATTTCAGACATTCCATGCTTCAAATGATATTGGAGAACGAGATATACTCCAAGCAGGATCTCAGAGAGCTTCTGAACTGCTTTCTTCAGCTGAATTCACCGCATCATCATGGTGTTATAGTCAGAGCTTTCACTGAGATCTGGAACGGTGTTTTCTCTGTGAGGTCCAGTTCTCACATCCACCTTAAGCCACGTGAGTTCTAA
- the LOC100790552 gene encoding uncharacterized protein LOC100790552: MLPRLAWWTGRSLSHSLLLPPPTSSTRFIAKCLNKNMGVDNNLLAKPRRRANFRLCNVSCYTSEVLEIQSDAPTLHVLFVPGNPGVILFYKDFVEFLYELLEGTASVTAIGHVSHSRKNLEHGRMFSLQEQIDHKIDFIREELENVEIPILLVGHSIGSYISIEMFKKSPEKVKYCIGLYPFLTLNPHSTTQLVIGKIAKSQVLAAALSYLTASLGLLPVQALRFLVRKSLGKSWSANAVEAACSHLSQYHTMRNVLYMAMTEFRKLSEAPDWIFMRERKAQLAFLFGVDDHWGPLHLLEEISKHVPGMATYIERENHTHGFCCTEAGSLWVAQHVVNLIKNQMACSNQ; this comes from the exons ATGCTTCCTCGTCTGGCTTGGTGGACTGGTCGATCCCTCTCTCACTCCTTGCTGTTGCCTCCTCCCACCTCCAGCACCAG GTTTATTGCCAAGTGTTTGAATAAGAACATGGGCGTGGACAATAATTTGCTTGCCAAACCTAGAAGGCGTGCTAATTTTCGGTTATGCAATGTGTCATG TTACACTTCTGAAGTATTGGAGATTCAATCTGATGCTCCTACACTGCATGTTCTGTTTGTTCCTGGAAACCCAG GtgttattttattctacaaggACTTTGTGGAATTTCTATATGAGTTGCTGGAGGGAACTGCTTCTGTCACAG CTATTGGCCATGTTTCTCACTCAAGAAAG AACTTGGAACATGGACGCATGTTTTCTTTACAAGAACAAATCGATCACAAG ATTGACTTCATCAGAGAGGAATTGGAAAATGTTGAGATTCCTATATTACTG GTTGGACACTCTATTGGTTCATACATATCTATTGAAATGTTCAAGAAGTCGCCAGAGAAG GTGAAATATTGCATTGGACTTTATCCATTTTTGACGTTAAACCCACACTCAACAACACAGTTAGTTATTGGAAAAATTGCCAA ATCCCAAGTTCTAGCTGCTGCTCTTAGTTACCTGACAGCATCATTAGGATTGTTACCTGTCCAGGCTTTGAGGTTTCTTGTCAGAAAATCCCTTGGGAAGTCATGGTCAGCCAATGCAGTTGAGGCAGCATGCTCTCACTTGTCACAG TATCATACCATGCGGAATGTCCTCTATATGGCCATGACTGAATTCAGAAAG CTTTCAGAGGCACCAGATTGGATATTTATGAGAGAAAGGAAGGCTCAATTGGCATTTTTATTTGGTGTTGACGATCACTGGGGACCACTTCATTTGCTTGAAGAg ATTTCAAAGCATGTTCCCGGTATGGCCACATATATTGAAAGAGAAAACCACACCCATGGTTTCTGTTGTACTGAGGCTGGCTCATTATGGGTGGCTCAACATGTGGTAAACTTGATCAAGAATCAGATGGCTTGTTCAAACCAATAA
- the LOC100527449 gene encoding HVA22-like protein j, protein MLGDFIIRCLILILGYAYPGFECYKSVEQNRGDNGELRFWCQYWVIVALFTVLENFTDAVIGWWFPLYGELKLALFIYLWYPKTKGTGYVYNTVLRPYVSSHENDIEKKFREWRARAWDLAIFYWKNCTELGQATTFQILDYLAAQSKKFSSKSYSEKKDKLGPTPSAPPLSSLRETLFENNQNKFPGRKNK, encoded by the exons ATGTTGGGGGATTTCATCATTCGATGTCTTAT ACTGATTCTGGGGTATGCGTATCCTGGATTTGAATGCTACAAAAGTGTGGAGCAAAACAGGGGTGACAATGGGGAACTTCGATTCTGGTGTCAATACTG GGTCATTGTAGCACTTTTCACAGTACTGGAGAATTTTACCGATGCAGTTATTGGATGGTG GTTTCCCTTATACGGAGAGTTGAAGCTTGCACTCTTTATCTACTTGTGGTATCCCAAAACTAAG GGGACGGGATATGTATATAATACTGTGCTGCGGCCTTATGTATCAAGCCATGAAAATGACATTGAGAAAAAGTTCCGAGAGTGGCGAGCTAGGGCATGGGATTTGGCCATTTTTTACTGGAAAAACTGCACAGAGTTGGGGCAAGCTACAACTTTCCAGATTCTCGACTATTTGGCTGCACAGTCTAAAAAATTCTCCAGCAAATCTTACTCTGAG AAAAAAGACAAGCTGGGTCCAACTCCAAGTGCCCCACCATTATCTTCACTTCGAGAAACTCTCTTTGAGaacaaccaaaacaaattcCCAGGCCGCAAGAACAAGTAA
- the LOC100804851 gene encoding uncharacterized protein — protein MAETESTTTHAPPESPPLHRHNSITGPSAPKLSLPATPPQRTSSFELVSLMSPFSASYTSLRDMLPSPYAAVNSPTASVYSGQEISIRNRLVKQAAWAYLQPMSASQGGASTPNFLRRLSAACLGFFYHHFFPAVTRFFRRMLHALRVHVFTRFYS, from the coding sequence ATGGCAGAGACAGAGTCCACCACCACCCACGCGCCGCCAGAGTCGCCGCCCCTCCACCGCCACAACTCCATCACCGGCCCATCGGCGCCCAAACTCTCCCTCCCCGCCACGCCGCCGCAGCGCACATCAAGCTTCGAACTTGTATCCCTTATGTCCCCCTTCTCCGCCTCCTACACTTCCCTCCGAGACATGCTCCCTTCGCCCTACGCCGCCGTGAACTCCCCCACCGCCTCCGTGTACTCCGGCCAAGAAATTTCCATCCGCAACCGCCTCGTTAAGCAAGCCGCCTGGGCCTACCTTCAGCCCATGTCCGCCTCCCAAGGCGGCGCCTCCACTCCCAACTTCCTCCGCCGCCTCTCCGCCGCCTGCCTCGGCTTCTTCTACCACCACTTCTTCCCCGCCGTTACCCGGTTTTTCCGTCGAATGCTCCACGCTCTCAGGGTCCACGTGTTCACACGATTCTACTCTTGA
- the LOC100305710 gene encoding uncharacterized protein LOC100305710, producing MSLLQKGLCCVFDIRNHNNVSSLNLSITNYHAAKPLSKTATYSPLQSLTRGKPRRRMLKPISAALPAPPPLDLTENNVKQVLDDARKELGQIFDTSVGMTGVVELADLDGPFVKISLSGRFWHKRSTVLARVANYLKQRIPEILEVDIEDEKQLDDSPENF from the exons ATGTCCCTACTCCAGAAGGGCCTGTGCTGTGTCTTTGACATCCGTAACCATAATAATGTAAGCTCACTGAACCTCTCAATCACAAATTACCATGCCGCAAAACCGCTATCCAAAACAGCCACATATTCTCCTCTCCAATCGTTGACACGTGGCAAACCCCGGAGGAGGATGCTGAAACCTATATCCGCGGCTCTTCCCGCTCCACCGCCGCTTGACCTCACAGAAAATAACGTGAAACAGGTTTTAGACGACGCTCGAAAGGAGCTGGGTCAAATCTTTGACACCTCTGTTGGTATGACAG gagtGGTTGAACTAGCTGACTTGGATGGGCCTTTTGTGAAAATTAGCCTTAGTGGTCGGTTTTGGCACAAGCGTTCCACTGTCCTTGCCAGAGTCGCTAATTATCTCAAACAGAGGATCCCT GAGATTTTAGAGGTTGATATAGAAGACGAGAAACAATTGGATGACAGTCCTGAGAATTTTTAA